GGGGCCCTCGCAGGCCATCGACTGGATCCTGTACACGCGGCCGATCGTGATCTACAACGCGCACCGGAACGCGTTTGTCACCCAGCCCCTCGTCCTCGTCTACGGCGTGAACGCGGCCGAAGCGTCCGCGATGGCGTTCCACACGCCCGCAAGCCCCCTGGGCGGACCCGTCGTGGGCCCGGACGACCACGTGCGGCTCACCAAGGCCAGCGGAACGGGCAATCCGATCACGGTCCAACTCACGAGCCCCGCGGGAACGACGGCCACCGTCAAGGTCCGGTTCCCGTGCACGAGCGGCTGCGCGACGGACGTTCCGCTCGCGCCGCATTTTGCCGGCGAGCCATCCCGTGGCACGTGGACCCTCTCGCCGGGCCCCACGGTCGCGCCGGACTTCCAAAGCGACGGCGGCAACCCGTGGTACGTGACGAAGACGGGCACCTCGATGGCGGCGCCCCACGTGGCGGGCGTCGTCGCGCTCGTGCGGCAGGCGAATCCGGATCTCACGCCGGCGCAGATCGAGCACCTCCTCGAGACGACGGCGTTCAAGTTCGCAAGCGGGGCGCCCTACGCGGCCGATCCCACGAACCCCGACAGCCTGTCGAGCTTCGACAAGGGCCACGGCCTCGTGGACGCGAAAGCGGCCGTGCTCGCCGCACTCGCGCGGCTGCCCGACCTCGTCGTCGATTCCGTCTCCTTCTTGCCGCCAAGCCCGGTCGCAGGACAGGACGTCGAGGTGACGGTTCGCGTGCGCAACGCCGGCCCAAGCGCAGCCGGCGCATCGCGGCTGGATCTGCGCGTGGACGGCACGCTTGCGGCCGGGGCCGACGTTCCCGCGCTTGCCGGCGGCGCATGGACGGACGTGTCCTTCGTGTGGCGCTCGGTAACCGGAGGCCACGCGTTTGTCGCCCGCGCGGACGCGGTCTCGCAGGTGCGAGAATCGAACGAGGCCAACAACGAGCGCTCGGCGGCGCTTGCCGTCGGGTGATCGCCTAGAAGGCCACCATCTGGTAGGCCACCACGAGCCCCGCGAAGATCACGGCGATCGTGTTCATGACCTTGATGAGCGGGTTGATCGCGGGGCCCGCCGTGTCCTTGAAGGGGTCGCCCACGGTGTCGCCCACGACGGCCGCCTTGTGGGCGTCGCTGCCCTTGCCGCCGTGGATGCCCTCCTCGATGAGCTTCTTTGCGTTGTCCCACGAGCCGCCGCCGTTGGCCATGAGAAGCGCCATCATGAGGCCCGCCACGATGATGCCGATGAGGAAGCCCCCAAGGGCAAGCGGGCCCAGCACAAAGCCGATGGCAAGCGGGGCCAGCACGGCGAGCGAGCCGGGAACGATCATCTCGCGAAGCGCGGCCTTCGTCACGATCTCCACGGCGGGCCCGTACTCGGGCTTTCGGCGGCCCGCCATGATCTGGCCGTCGGCGAACTGCCGCCGGACCTCCTCGACGACGGCCTTGGCCGCGCGTCCCACGGCGCGCATGGCGTAGGCCGCGAACAGGAACACGACGGCGCCGCCCAGGAGAAGCCCGGCCAGCACGGCCGGATGCGAGATCTCGAAGGAAAGATGCGTGCCGGCGGCAAGCGTGCCGCGGGCGATCGCGGCCTCGCTTGCGTGGTCCACGAAGTCGGCAAAGAGCACAAGCGCGGCAAGTGCGGCCGACCCGATGGCGTAGCCTTTCGTCGTGGCCTTTGTCGTGTTGCCGACGGCGTCGAGGGCGTCGGTGACCTTGCGGACGTCCTTTGGAAGCTCGCTCATCTCGGCGATGCCGCCCGCGTTGTCCGTGATGGGGCCGTAGGTGTCAAGCGCCACGACCATGCCGGCGACCGAGAGCATGCCGGTGGCGGCGACTGCGATGCCGTAGAGGCCAAGCCCCGGGCCCGCCGAGGCGCCAAGCGCGTAGGAGGCAAGAAGGCCCACCACGATGAGGAACGTAGGCAACGCCACGCTTTCCAGGCCCACGGCCAAGCCCTGGATGATGTTCGTGCCCGGTCCCGTCGTCGAGGCGTCGGCGATGCCCTTGACGGGCGCGAAGCTCTTGCTCGTGTAGTAGTCCGTGACGAAGACGAGCGCGAGGACGAGCGCAAGGCCGATGAGGCTTGCAAAGTACAGCTGGATCGGCAGGCCCAGCACCGGCACCGTGAGGACGTAGAACCCGACCGCGGAGATGGCGACCGTCGCGATCACGCCGTGGTAGAGCGCGCGCATGATGTCCTGGCTTGCGGGCAGCCGAACAAAGAAGATGCCCACGATCGAGGAGAGGATGCTAAAGGCGCCAAGCACGAGGGGGAAGAGGATGCCGACCTCGCCCAGGGCGGCGTCGCCCACCCGCGCGCCGAACACGGTCGCCGTGGCCGCAAGCGCCATGGATGCGACGATCGTGACGACGTACGTCTCGAACAGGTCGGCGCCCATGCCCGCGCAGTCGCCCACGTTGTCGCCCACGTTGTCGGCGATGACCGCGGGGTTGCGGGGGTCGTCCTCGGGGATGCCCGCCTCGACCTTGCCCACAAGATCGGCGCCCACGTCGGCGGCCTTCGTGTAGATCCCGCCCGCGATCCTGGCAAAGAGCGTGATGAGGGAAGCCCCGAAGGCAAACCCGATGAGGTTCAGCGGAACGGCCTGCGCCGGAAGCGTGGCGCGAAGGGCCAGGTACAGCCCGGCCACGCCAAGGATGCCAAGACCCACGACCGCAAGCCCGTTCACGGCGCCGGCCTGGAAGGAAACCGAAAGCGCGGAGGCAAGACCTTGGCGCGCGGATTCGGCCAC
This genomic stretch from Candidatus Thermoplasmatota archaeon harbors:
- a CDS encoding S8 family serine peptidase; this translates as NLLSSKLATALVQAGVVVVWAAGNDGGDGTIDNVNAYAKNPIPGNLAVANYDDDAVRGGRNGALAPSSSRGASISPSTWPDLSAPGTTIRAAFGLTGPLGWAGKALDWAGGGDGNPFGNAINQHSGDVSFRVGGTMGPSQAIDWILYTRPIVIYNAHRNAFVTQPLVLVYGVNAAEASAMAFHTPASPLGGPVVGPDDHVRLTKASGTGNPITVQLTSPAGTTATVKVRFPCTSGCATDVPLAPHFAGEPSRGTWTLSPGPTVAPDFQSDGGNPWYVTKTGTSMAAPHVAGVVALVRQANPDLTPAQIEHLLETTAFKFASGAPYAADPTNPDSLSSFDKGHGLVDAKAAVLAALARLPDLVVDSVSFLPPSPVAGQDVEVTVRVRNAGPSAAGASRLDLRVDGTLAAGADVPALAGGAWTDVSFVWRSVTGGHAFVARADAVSQVRESNEANNERSAALAVG
- a CDS encoding sodium-translocating pyrophosphatase, which codes for MVDASVASWGPLAGIAAGFVAILAAAMLAARVMRLPAGNDRMREISQAVREGAMAFIRVEYRVVAVIGAILAVLFLGVGVATGEAFWTYTAIGFVTGAVLSGFAGYLGMSIAVRANARVAESARQGLASALSVSFQAGAVNGLAVVGLGILGVAGLYLALRATLPAQAVPLNLIGFAFGASLITLFARIAGGIYTKAADVGADLVGKVEAGIPEDDPRNPAVIADNVGDNVGDCAGMGADLFETYVVTIVASMALAATATVFGARVGDAALGEVGILFPLVLGAFSILSSIVGIFFVRLPASQDIMRALYHGVIATVAISAVGFYVLTVPVLGLPIQLYFASLIGLALVLALVFVTDYYTSKSFAPVKGIADASTTGPGTNIIQGLAVGLESVALPTFLIVVGLLASYALGASAGPGLGLYGIAVAATGMLSVAGMVVALDTYGPITDNAGGIAEMSELPKDVRKVTDALDAVGNTTKATTKGYAIGSAALAALVLFADFVDHASEAAIARGTLAAGTHLSFEISHPAVLAGLLLGGAVVFLFAAYAMRAVGRAAKAVVEEVRRQFADGQIMAGRRKPEYGPAVEIVTKAALREMIVPGSLAVLAPLAIGFVLGPLALGGFLIGIIVAGLMMALLMANGGGSWDNAKKLIEEGIHGGKGSDAHKAAVVGDTVGDPFKDTAGPAINPLIKVMNTIAVIFAGLVVAYQMVAF